One region of Zingiber officinale cultivar Zhangliang chromosome 7B, Zo_v1.1, whole genome shotgun sequence genomic DNA includes:
- the LOC122006121 gene encoding flap endonuclease 1-A-like yields the protein MGVPTIEAPCEAEAQCTALFKSDKVFAVASENMDTLTFGVPRFLHHLMDPSSKKISMMEFDVSKVLEELRLTMDQLIDLCILSGCDYCNNIKGRAIHEA from the exons ATGGGTGTGCCTACTATTGAG GCACCCTGTGAAGCAGAAGCTCAATGCACAGCTCTTTTCAAAAGTGACAAG GTGTTTGCGGTTGCCTCAGAAAACATGGATACTTTAACTTTTGGGGTACCaaggtttctccatcatttaatGGATCCTAGTTCCAAAAAAATCTCTATGATGGAATTTGACGTTTCAAAG GTTCTTGAAGAGCTAAGACTCACTATGGATCAGCTCATTGATTTGTGTATTCTCTCTGGATGTGATTATTGTAATAACATTAAAG GTCGGGCAATTCatgaggcttga